From a region of the Procambarus clarkii isolate CNS0578487 chromosome 2, FALCON_Pclarkii_2.0, whole genome shotgun sequence genome:
- the LOC123762362 gene encoding uncharacterized protein, whose protein sequence is MLDRELSLGRIAGPFEDPPLPNFKCSPIALRENSTPGKFRLLHNLSFPYSQLSVNANIPKATSTVHYQNIKDAIELVVRCSPGAFLAKCNIAEAFRIVPVHPSDYHLLGFTYGGRYYYEKMLSMGAALSCRIFETFSSGLKWILEEKFNVRGVVKVLDDFLFVSSSFNGCQRDLRVFTALCERLGVPLAPHKTAGPCTRLTFLGLEIDACRMETRLPEDKRTKYQAEVETALGKKSLSLRDLQSIVGRLQFATAVIPGGRAFLRRLHTLTRGVQRPSRLCLLDAEAQLDLVAWRSFLSNFNGVTVFPPDGGWGSAVSLSMGADASSRGYGLTLGAAWFRGTWPDSWRRLNIALLELYPFYMGITLFAQVLPHKFLREAGLAEKPADVPQHLLPRNFALQL, encoded by the exons ATGCTAGACAGAGAATTGAGCCTGGGTCGAATAGCGGGTCCTTTCGAGGACCCACCGCTCCCGAACTTTAAGTGTTCCCCCATAGCTCTGAGAGAAAATTCCACGCCAGGTAAGTTCAGGCTCTTGCATAATCTTAGCTTCCCTTATTCACAACTAAGCGTGAATGCCAACATTCCTAAGGCGACTTCAACCGTGCACTACCAGAATATCAAAGATGCCATCGAGTTGGTCGTCAGGTGCTCGCCAGGGGCGTTCCTGGCAAAGTGTAACATTGCAGAAGCTTTTCGGATCGTACCGGTACACCCGAGCGATTATCATCTCCTTGGTTTTACTTACGGTGGGCGGTACTATTACGAGAAGATGCTCAGTATGGGAGCCGCCCTCTCCTGCAGGATCTTTGAGACGTTTTCAAGTGGTCTAAAATGGATCCTCGAGGAGAAGTTCAACGTGCGAGGTGTTGTGAAGGTACTTGACGATTTTCTCTTCGTCAGCAGTTCCTTTAACGGATGCCAGCGTGACCTGCGGGTGTTCACCGCTCTCTGCGAACGACTGGGGGTTCCCCTCGCGCCACACAAGACTGCGGGACCGTGCACTCGGCTTACGTTCTTAGGTTTGGAAATAGATGCATGTAGGATGGAAACCAGACTTCCAGAGGACAAGCGAACGAAGTACCAGGCAGAAGTAGAGACGGCACTGGGAAAGAAATCACTTTCCCTGCGAGACCTTCAGTCGATCGTAGGAAGGCTGCAATTCGCCACAGCGGTAATTCCGGGAGGACGAGCTTTCCTAAGACGACTGCACACGCTCACTCGAGGAGTACAGCGTCCCTCGCGTCTATGCTTACTGGACGCTGAGGCTCAGCTAGACCTTGTAGCCTGGCGCTCCTTCCTCAGCAATTTTAACGGTGTTACAGTATTTCCCCCGGATGGAGGATGGGGGTCTGCTGTGTCTCTATCGATGGGCGCGGACGCCTCTTCGAGAGGGTACGGGCTCACATTGGGGGCAGCATGGTTCCGGGGAACGTGGCCAGATTCCTGGCGACGGCTCAACATAGCCCTGCTGGAGCTTTATCCTTTCTACATGGGTATCACCCTCTTCGCTCAG GTCCTGCCGCACAAGTTCCTCAGGGAAGCGGGCCTCGCAGAGAAACCGGCCGACGTTCCACAACACTTACTGCCCCGCAACTTTGCCCTGCAACTTTGA